The genomic window CTCGCGCACGACGCTCCGCCTGCCGGACGCCCTCAAGGCCCAGGTCGACGAGGCAGCGACCGCCGACGGTCTGTCGGTCAACACCTGGCTGGTCCGCGCCGTCGCCGCGGCCCTGCAGCCCAAGCAGCGACGCACGGCGCAGCGCGTGCTGCGCACCGGGGACAACTTCGCCGGCTGGGCGCGCTAGCCCCGGGTCAGCCCCACACCACCAGCCACGCGAACCCGCGGGGCCGGACGAACACACCCACAGAGAGGCAGGCGTCAGCATGCCCACCTACAGCACCACCACCCCGATCGACGTCGCCATCGACCTCCAGGTCGGGGCCATCGAGGTCGTCGCCAGCGACCGCGCGGACACGGTCGTGACCGTCTCGCCCACCAACCCGGCGAAGGCGGTCGACCGCCGCGGCGCGGAGGCCACCGACGTCGAGTTCGACGGCCAGCGCCTCACCATCCGGGGGCCGCGGCCACGCTTCTCGTGGCTCGGCCCCAACGAGTCCATCGACCTCACGATCGAGGTCCCGGCCGGTTCACGGCTCACTGCCGAGGTCGCGGTCGGCGCAGTGCGCACCGTCGGACGCCTCGGCGCCACCCGCATCAAGAGCTCGATGGGCCCCGTGGAGCTCGACACCACCGGCGACCTGTGGCTGCGCGCCTCGCACGGCAACACGCGTCTGGGCACTGCCGAGGGCGGCGTCGAGATCACGGCGTCGCACGGTCAGATCCGGCTCGGGACCGTCTCCGGTGACGCAGTTCTCAAGGCGTCGCACGGCACCATCCAGGTCGAGGAGTCCGGCGGCGACCTCGACGCGAAGCTCTCGTACGGCGACCTCGAGATCACGAGGGCCCTGGCCTCCGTCACGGCGAAGACCGCGTACGGCGCCATCCGGCTGCACGAGGTCTCGAGCGGGTCCATCGAGGTCGAGAGCGGTTTCGGCGCGGTCGACATCGGCGTCCGGCCCGGCGTCCCGGCGTGGCTCGACCTGGCCTCCAAGGACGGGCACGTGCGCAACCAGCTCGCCGGCGACAGTGCTCCCGGCGCGTCCGAGCAGACCGTCTCGGTGCGGGCGCGCACCCAGTTCGGCGACATCACCGTCGACCGCGCCGGCACCACCGACAGCTCCAGAAAGGATCGGCAGCGATGACCAGCACAGCGATCGACGTCCGCGGGTTGCGGAAGTCCTACGGCGACAAGATCGTGCTCGACGACGTCGACCTCACCGTGCCCGCGGGCACCGTCACCGCGCTGCTCGGGCCGAACGGCGCGGGCAAGACGACGACCGTGCACATCCTCAGCACGCTCGTGCGCCCCGACGCCGGGACCGCCACGGTCAACGGGTGCGACGTCGTCCGTGACCCGGACGGCGTGCGCGCGGTGATCGGCCTGACCGGCCAGTTCTCCGCGGTCGACGGCCTGCTCACCGGTGAGGAGAACCTGCTGCTGATGGCCCG from Angustibacter luteus includes these protein-coding regions:
- a CDS encoding DUF4097 family beta strand repeat-containing protein; this translates as MPTYSTTTPIDVAIDLQVGAIEVVASDRADTVVTVSPTNPAKAVDRRGAEATDVEFDGQRLTIRGPRPRFSWLGPNESIDLTIEVPAGSRLTAEVAVGAVRTVGRLGATRIKSSMGPVELDTTGDLWLRASHGNTRLGTAEGGVEITASHGQIRLGTVSGDAVLKASHGTIQVEESGGDLDAKLSYGDLEITRALASVTAKTAYGAIRLHEVSSGSIEVESGFGAVDIGVRPGVPAWLDLASKDGHVRNQLAGDSAPGASEQTVSVRARTQFGDITVDRAGTTDSSRKDRQR